The DNA segment AACAGACAGAAATTTTTTAATGAATGGGTAAAAGAATATGTTGTGGAAATCGAGGGAAAAGTCAATGTTGATGGAAAGAGTTATTTGGTTAGTAAAAAAGAGGATGTGATCAATAACAGAATTTCGACAGATACGGAACTGTTTAATTATAGAAGTTCATTTAGTGGAAATTACAAAAATCCGATTACAAAAAAAATGGAAAATTTGAAACTGGAAATGGCGGCTTATGAGCCTGAAAACTTTAAAGTGGGAGCAAAAAAGCCTTTAATCGTTTGGCTTCATGGACAAGGGGAAGGTGGAACGGATCCTGATATTGATATTTTGGGAACAGAAACTTGGCACTTGCGAAAGAGGAAATTCAGAAATATTTTACTGCAGGAGGAACTGATACAAAAGGAGCATTTGTTCTAGCTGTTCAGTCGCCAATTTACTGGATGGATGAGGGTGATGGAACTAATGGAAATGGAAGTGGAAATTCGAGATACACTCAAATTTTGATGGATAGATACAATCAAGGAATATGTAAAACATAATCCGTATGTTGATACAGACAGAATTTATCTTGCTGGAGATTCAAACGGCGGATACATGACTGTAAATATGATAATTACTTATCCAGATTACTTTGCGGCGGCAGTACCGATTTGCGAGGCGTATGCTTATCACGAATATGCGAGAAATAGCGATGAAACTTACAAGACAAACAATATTGAAGTTTCGGCAGGCGGTAAAAACAGTGCGGTTTCAAGATTTGTGGAAACTAAAAAACTGTGGGTAACAAAAGAAAAAATTCAGAAGATGAAAAAAACGCCAGTATGGTTCATTGCGGCAGCAGATGACGAGATTGTTACACCGAAAAAATTCTCGCTTCCAACATATAGAGATTTATTAAGGGCTGGAGCCGATAATGCGTGGTATTCGTATTATGAAAATGTAGTTGGGACAGATGTGCCAAATTCAAGATTTCCTGGACATTTTTCGTGGATA comes from the Leptotrichia trevisanii DSM 22070 genome and includes:
- a CDS encoding prolyl oligopeptidase family serine peptidase: MYLAGDSNGGYMTVNMIITYPDYFAAAVPICEAYAYHEYARNSDETYKTNNIEVSAGGKNSAVSRFVETKKLWVTKEKIQKMKKTPVWFIAAADDEIVTPKKFSLPTYRDLLRAGADNAWYSYYENVVGTDVPNSRFPGHFSWIYFLNNQVEGVQNRDKIKNSKDTETFGFEPSNAGKGGSEKAKVNGKMFAMDEFSEENE